The Deltaproteobacteria bacterium genome includes the window CATCACAACGCCTTCGGCGATCGCTTTGAGAAACGCCGAGACCGTGTTGGGATTGTTTTTAAGAAATTTCTCGGTGGCGCCGTAGGCGACTTGAAACGCCGGAATGTTGAGCTTGCCGATGTCGACCAGCAGATTGAGGCCGGCTTCCTTCGCTTTTACAGTATTCGGCGCCGACAGGCCGCCGGCCAAAACTTTGCCGCCGAGAATCGCGCTTAGAATCGCCGGCACGGATTGCAAGTAGAGCACTTGCACGTCTTTGTCCGCCACCATGCCATTTTTCTTGAGGGTCTCGCGGATCGCGGTATCGAGAGCGGCGCGCGGTGTGCTGACGCCGATCGCTTTGCCTTTCAAGTCTTGAATCGTTTTGATTTCCTTCGCCGCCCAGATTTGAAACACCAGCTGCTGAATCGTGCCGGCGAAATACTTCACCTGGCCGCCGTGCAAACGCGCGTTGATCAAGTCCGGGCCGTCGGTGTAAAAATCCGCTTCCTCGGAAATCACCGCCTGGGCCGACACCTGCGGCGTGAGCAATTGTAAATTGGCATTCAAGCCATATTTCTTGAACAAGCCGGCTTCGTGGGCGACCCAGATCGGCGTAAACGCGCCGCTCGGCTGCGCATAAGTGACGACCACATCCGCTTTCTCCGGCTTGCCGCCGACCTCAGCGGCGAAAGTCGAACTAAAAGTCATCGCCAACAATATCATCGCGAGCGCAACCACCGTCGCTAATTTGCCATTTGCCATGGAACTCTCCTCAAAAGAATTTCTCTGCGATTCAACGCGAAACCTGAAACTCGGCACTCGAAACGATCGCGGCGACGCGCACCTCGGCGATCTTCAATTCAACGCTAGTGTTACCGTTCCATTCGTTCTCGCTCAAGCGATAGGCGACGTCAACCGTTTCGCCGGGCTGGCCGGGATAGTCGTCGCCGACGCCGAAG containing:
- a CDS encoding ABC transporter substrate-binding protein — encoded protein: MANGKLATVVALAMILLAMTFSSTFAAEVGGKPEKADVVVTYAQPSGAFTPIWVAHEAGLFKKYGLNANLQLLTPQVSAQAVISEEADFYTDGPDLINARLHGGQVKYFAGTIQQLVFQIWAAKEIKTIQDLKGKAIGVSTPRAALDTAIRETLKKNGMVADKDVQVLYLQSVPAILSAILGGKVLAGGLSAPNTVKAKEAGLNLLVDIGKLNIPAFQVAYGATEKFLKNNPNTVSAFLKAIAEGVVMSRQDPAVAKKAISKYVKIDDAPTIDGTYEQFAPYWAMSLAVRPEAIKAQFDYIDEKEFPKVKSADPKDFYDNSFVDALTKSGFLKNLGMK